A stretch of Henckelia pumila isolate YLH828 chromosome 4, ASM3356847v2, whole genome shotgun sequence DNA encodes these proteins:
- the LOC140863581 gene encoding la-related protein 1C-like, producing the protein MVTDHSPRSPTAVANGGLDSPHSGRRGLPSPWASVVRGDSEQISSPTAAAPGVSSPPPEAAHASDNSVVEGSVSEAQPESSNVNGEGNAGPPRRPAWNRPGNGVVEPVSVMGGAVSWPALSESTRPVPRSSSDFPRSGSDGSVSSSQAPIISQPPRRQSNSNTYTNSTANNTMSSRPRSRNRGGGGGGSSSASGPSQNNFSRPSPPAPPPFPILEVHRQPFHPVFDVPVRSVRPVVGSQPHTGNDHSSQRTNPRRGNFGGRPRGDGPHHMNHGARRDHDRRDVHLSPQYVPPPLGYMPNPLAPGAPPFIVPQPIRMFPNQMGFDMMSSYIYVPPMHAETFHAMPIVPPTQPPMPMNPLSNLIVSQIDYYFSDANLVKDNFLRSNMDDQGWVPITLIASFPRVHQLTQDISLILESMRYSTVVEVQGDKVRKRYEWNRWLNSSGRPNIDVGSHNMDATTESALATSFREVSLNEASTSANGNVDSRGSHTEMVTGRFLSEELTGPSRLANGDDAVEESHSISV; encoded by the exons ATGGTGACGGATCACTCGCCTCGTTCCCCGACTGCCGTCGCCAACGGTGGACTTGACAGCCCTCACTCGGGAAGACGGGGTCTCCCATCGCCGTGGGCATCCGTCGTTCGAGGCGATTCTGAACAAATCTCCTCTCCAACAGCCGCTGCTCCTGGGGTTTCTTCACCGCCGCCGGAGGCTGCTCATGCTTCTGATAATTCCGTGGTCGAAGGTTCCGTTTCGGAGGCCCAGCCGGAGAGCTCCAATGTTAACGGTGAAGGCAATGCGGGTCCACCTAGGAGGCCCGCTTGGAATAGGCCAGGAAACGGCGTCGTCGAGCCTGTTTCTGTCATGGGTGGAGCCGTTTCCTGGCCTGCTTTGTCTGAATCAACCCGACCTGTTCCGAGATCATCATCGGATTTTCCGAGATCCGGGTCTGATGGATCGGTCTCTTCATCTCag GCTCCTATAATATCCCAGCCACCTCGGAGACAATCTAACTCTAATACATATACTAATTCGACTGCAAACAATACGATGTCTTCTAGACCAAGATCCAGGAATCGCGGAGGCGGTGGTGGAGGCAGTTCCTCTGCGAGTGGACCATCTCAAAATAACTTTAGCCGGCCATCCCCCCCAGCGCCGCCGCCCTTTCCAATACTTGAAGTTCATCGTCAACCATTTCATCCTGTGTTTGATGTGCCTGTGAGAAGTGTGAGACCAGTTGTTGGTTCTCAGCCGCATACAGGAAATGACCATTCTTCTCAGAGGACCAATCCAAGACGGGGTAATTTTGGGGGCCGTCCTCGTGGAGATGGGCCTCACCACATGAATCATGGAGCCAGGCGAGATCATGATCGTAGAGATGTTCATCTATCCCCTCAATATGTGCCTCCACCGTTGGGGTATATGCCAAACCCTCTGGCCCCTGGTGCTCCGCCATTCATTGTCCCGCAACCTATCAGAATGTTTCCCAACCAAATGGGTTTTG ATATGATGTCTTCTTACATCTATGTTCCACCCATGCACGCGGAGACCTTTCATGCTATGCCGATTGTTCCTCCCACACAACCACCTATGCCGATGAATCCTTTATCAAACCTAATCGTTTCACAAATAGACTATTATTTCAG TGACGCTAATCTGGTGAAGGATAATTTTTTGAGGTCAAACATGGATGATCAGGGCTGGGTGCCCATTACTTTGATAGCCTCCTTTCCTCGA GTACATCAATTGACTCAGGATATCTCACTGATTTTGGAGTCCATGAGATACTCGACTGTTGTGGAAGTGCAG GGAGACAAGGTGAGGAAACGCTATGAGTGGAACAGATGGCTAAACTCCTCTGGTCGTCCTAACATTGATGTTGGCTCACATAATATGGATGCCACAACAGAAAGTGCTttggcaacatctttccgagaAGTTTCACTTAATGAAGCCTCAACCAGTGCAAATGGCAACGTTGACTCGAGGGGCAGTCATACAGAGATGGTTACTGGTAGGTTTTTGTCTGAGGAGCTGACTGGTCCTTCAAGGTTGGCGAATGGAGATGATGCTGTGGAAGAATCCCATTCAATTAGTGTATGA